One region of Actinomycetota bacterium genomic DNA includes:
- a CDS encoding molybdopterin-binding protein, translated as MALGASIVVIGDEILEGFVQDTNSWWLAGRLRHHGIEVARIVAVGDDVDEIVDALGPELRRERPRVVFTTGGIGSTPDDVTYEAVAAALDVPLQTAGEIERRVEAAVQWTAAHGVDVDDELIDHMMRMARIPAGGSLLGGDGSWTPGVRIDVDDGIDADGGAVIVILPGVPTQLRAIVTKVVEPQLLRGRGRDEVIAEVAHGFPESLLNRCFARLAEELPQVKVGSYPGAPMIVRLRGEAGAVATATAAVEAHLRELEDQPGGARLRTAWNERLTATEERP; from the coding sequence ATGGCTCTGGGCGCGTCGATCGTTGTGATCGGGGACGAGATCCTCGAGGGCTTCGTCCAGGACACCAACTCCTGGTGGTTGGCAGGTCGACTCCGACACCACGGGATCGAGGTGGCACGGATCGTGGCCGTCGGCGACGACGTCGACGAGATCGTCGACGCCCTCGGCCCAGAGCTGCGCCGCGAACGTCCACGCGTGGTGTTCACCACCGGCGGGATCGGTTCCACGCCGGACGACGTCACCTACGAGGCGGTGGCGGCGGCACTCGACGTGCCGCTACAGACGGCTGGCGAGATCGAGCGGCGGGTCGAGGCGGCGGTGCAGTGGACCGCCGCTCATGGCGTCGACGTCGATGACGAGTTGATCGACCACATGATGCGTATGGCCAGGATCCCAGCGGGCGGATCCTTGCTGGGCGGCGACGGCAGCTGGACCCCCGGCGTCCGCATCGACGTCGACGATGGGATCGACGCGGACGGCGGCGCGGTGATCGTGATCCTGCCCGGCGTCCCCACACAGTTGCGCGCGATCGTGACCAAGGTCGTGGAACCGCAGCTTCTCCGCGGCCGCGGACGCGACGAGGTGATCGCCGAGGTCGCGCACGGCTTCCCCGAGTCGTTGCTGAACCGATGCTTCGCTCGCCTCGCCGAGGAGCTGCCGCAGGTCAAGGTGGGTTCGTACCCCGGCGCCCCGATGATCGTGCGACTGCGGGGCGAGGCGGGCGCGGTCGCGACGGCGACGGCAGCGGTCGAGGCTCATCTGCGCGAACTGGAGGACCAACCTGGTGGGGCCCGCCTCCGGACAGCGTGGAACGAGCGGCTCACCGCGACGGAGGAGCGGCCGTGA
- the mca gene encoding mycothiol conjugate amidase Mca yields the protein MNGRLLFVHAHPDDESSKGAATAARYVDAGARVALVTCTGGEAGEILNPTCEPVSPAEMTATRARELAAACDIIGFSVRYDLGYVDSGFPDDLAGIPPDAFARQPVDRPAADLATIIRHERPHVVVTYPQDGGYPHPDHIMCHEVTVRALELAEDPDADVAGVPCRVPKVYACHAFPPERVLALHGALLERGVDSPFEGWMERLAQRRRWPCDAKVRVDAWFQRRDDALRAHRTQIDPGGTWFAWPRDLERGVYPWECFTRLRSDVSTPDCEDDLFAALDVTGDSDDQPASAVAE from the coding sequence GTGAACGGGCGGCTGCTGTTCGTGCACGCCCACCCCGACGACGAATCGTCGAAGGGAGCGGCAACCGCGGCGCGGTACGTGGACGCCGGCGCCCGCGTGGCGCTGGTGACCTGCACCGGTGGTGAGGCCGGCGAGATCCTCAACCCGACCTGTGAGCCGGTCTCCCCCGCCGAGATGACCGCGACGAGGGCACGGGAACTCGCCGCTGCCTGCGACATCATCGGCTTCTCGGTCCGCTACGACCTGGGCTACGTCGATTCGGGATTCCCCGACGATCTGGCGGGCATCCCCCCCGATGCGTTCGCTCGCCAGCCGGTGGACCGCCCCGCGGCGGACCTCGCGACCATCATCCGCCACGAGCGGCCACACGTGGTCGTCACCTACCCGCAGGACGGTGGTTACCCGCACCCCGACCACATCATGTGCCACGAGGTCACCGTCCGGGCCCTCGAGCTGGCGGAGGACCCCGATGCGGACGTCGCTGGCGTGCCCTGTCGGGTCCCCAAGGTCTACGCCTGCCATGCGTTCCCGCCGGAACGGGTCTTGGCGCTGCACGGCGCGCTCCTCGAGAGGGGCGTCGACAGCCCCTTCGAGGGCTGGATGGAGCGGCTCGCGCAGCGGCGCCGCTGGCCATGCGACGCCAAGGTCCGCGTGGACGCGTGGTTCCAACGGCGTGACGACGCGTTGCGGGCGCATCGCACGCAGATCGACCCCGGCGGCACCTGGTTCGCGTGGCCGCGTGACCTCGAGCGTGGCGTCTACCCGTGGGAGTGCTTCACGCGGTTGCGATCAGACGTCTCGACGCCCGACTGCGAGGACGACCTGTTCGCTGCCCTGGACGTCACCGGCGACAGCGACGACCAGCCGGCTTCCGCCGTGGCCGAGTGA
- a CDS encoding CsbD family protein gives MSDKIEELKGRAKEAVGAVTGKEDTKEAGEAQQEKVDKREEAREQAAEAREAQAEAEAARAEQARKQ, from the coding sequence ATGAGCGACAAGATCGAAGAACTGAAGGGCCGCGCCAAGGAAGCCGTCGGAGCGGTCACCGGCAAGGAGGATACCAAGGAGGCCGGTGAGGCGCAGCAGGAGAAGGTCGACAAGCGCGAGGAGGCCCGCGAGCAGGCCGCCGAAGCGCGCGAGGCGCAGGCTGAGGCCGAAGCCGCCCGGGCGGAGCAGGCCCGCAAGCAGTAG